TACGCCACCGGCCTGCGCGTGAGCGAGCTGTGCGGCCTGGGCATCAACGACGTGCAGTTGACCGCGGGCTACCTGGTGGCGAAGGGCAAGGGCGCGAAGGAGCGGCTCGTCCCGCTGGGCAGCGTGGCCATCGAGAAGGTCCAGACGTACCTGGCCGAGGCCCGGCCCGCGACGCTGGGCAAGCGCAAGTCGCAGGCGCTGTTCGTCACGCCGCGCGGCTCGGGCTTCACGCGGCAGGGCTTCTGGAAGCTGCTCAAGCGCTATGCGTTGAAGGCGGGCATCCTGAAGCCGCTGTCGCCGCACAAGCTGCGGCACTCGTTCGCCACGCACCTGGTGGAGCGCGGCGCGGACCTGCGAGCCGTCCAGCAGATGCTGGGGCACGCGGACCTCGCCACGACGCAAATCTACACGCACGTGAACGCGGCCCGGCTCCGGTCCGTGTACGACGAGTTCCACCCGCGCAGCGACGTCTTCGTCCCCAAGGCGAAGAAGAAGCGGGCGGCGGCCGCGCGGTGAGGGCCCGGGCGCTCAGCCGCCCAGGTTGTGGACGGGGAGGCCAAACGGGTCCGTGTGGGCCCGCCGTGGCTCGCTCCCCGGCAGCGGCGCCACGCGAATCAGCCCACAGGCCATGAGCCGGTGCACCGAGCGCGACGCCGCCAGCTCCCCCATGGCCGCCGTGCGCAGCGCCTGCCGGATGCTCCGGCTGCCGCGCAGCTTCGAGTACAGATAGAGGTCGTCCGCCGTCAGGTCGGGCGGGGTGGGGCGCGGAATCGGCTCGAAGACGAGGCGGCCGTCCAGGGCGAAGAGCTCGTCACTGAGGGCCAGCGTCAGGCGGATCTCCGCCTCCCGGTACAGCGCGTGGGCCTCGGGCACGGGGCCCCGCTCCAGCACCTGCGCGGCCAGGGCCACGGCGTGGTCGTACTTGCCGGCCTCCAGGAAGCGCTTCACCAGGGTGAGGAGCTCCGCCAGCTCGGCGGCTTCGCCCAGCTTGGGGCCACCGGCCTTGCGCGGAGCCAGGGCGCCCCGGCGGTAGAGGTGGAGCACCCAGCGCGCGGCGAACAGCGGGGCCTCCCGGGCGCTGGCCAGCATCTCGCCCAGCGTGGCGCCGCTCGCCGCGAGGTCCAGGAGGACGTCCTCCTCCTCGGAGTACGTCTCCACGGCGAACTCACGGAACACGCGGAACGTCATGTCCATGCGCGGGAAGATGTCGCGGAACATGGTCCATTCGCGCTGCCGCGTCACCGCGTCGCGGTGGAGCGTCGACAGCGACAGCTTGAGCCCCACCGCCCGGCCCGCGGGCGGCAGGCCGGGCGTGAACTCCACCTCGCCCGACTCCCAGGCGTAGCAGTCGAAGAGGGACTCGCGCGCCTTGTGCTCCAGCGCCTCGATGAGGCGGGGCAGCTCCACGAAGCAGCGCTGCACCAGGAAGGTGCCGTAGGGCATGCCGGCGCCCTCGGCCGCCTCGAAGGCCGCCGCGGCCCGGGGCGCGTCCAGGATGCGGAGGTTCACCAGGACCTGGGACAGGTGCTCACGCGGATCATTCGAACTCTCGCCCACCAGGTAGCCGTCCTTCACGTGGAAGCAACGCCGGACCGCGCCGCGTTCCACCCTCAGCACCCCTTCGACCCCGGGCGCGCTGAACAGCGGCGGCATCACCATCTGCAGTCGGTAGCTGGCGAGACTTCCGTTGAAAGGCTCCATGCAGGTGCGTCCTCCAAGATGGGTTTCCCGCGTGTGGAAACCCCAGGGTACCGGCGCACCCGGATGTGATTCAATTGCAAGTCCCTGGATTTGCTCGGGATTTCCTGGCGGAGCGCAAAGTTCCAGGGAGAGTCCATCTTGACTTCCACTACCGAACGGACGCCCTGCGGGGTCAACGGACGGTTGCAGGGCCGCGTCGGGTATGCGAACCACCCGCGTCAGGTAGCAGACCCCCGAATTCAGACTTCAGGTTCGAAACCGATATGCGGATTCTCTCAGGAGTGCAGTCGTCCGGCAGGCTGCACCTCGGCAACTACTACGGTGCGCTTCGCCAGTTCGTGCAGCTCCAGGACGAGGGCGAGGGCTACTACTTCATCGCCAACCTCCACGCGCTCACCACGGTGCGGGATCCGAAGGCGGCGCTGGACCTGACGCGCGAGGCCGCGATGGCCTACCTGGCGCTGGGGCTGGATCCGAAGAAGGCCGTCCTGTTCCGCCAGAGTGATGTTCGCGAGGTCCTGGAACTCTACTGGATCCTCGGCTCGGTGACGCCGCATGCGCACCTGGAGCGGGCTCACAGCTACAAGGACAAGGTCGCCAAGGGCATCAGCCCGGACTTCGGCCTCTTCGCGTACCCGGTGCTCATGGCCGCGGACATCCTGCTCTACAGCGCGGACTTCGTCCCGGTGGGCAAGGACCAGATCCAGCACATCGAGTTCGCGCGCGACTGGGCCGTGAAGTTCAACACCCAGTACGTCCCGGGCTACGACCCGGCGGACCCGGAAGGGAAGGAGCGGGGGCACTCGCGCGGCATCCTGAAGCTGCCCGAGGCGCGCATCCAGGAGGCCACCCAGACGGTGCCCGGCGTGGACGGACAGAAGATGTCCAAGTCCTACGGGAACACCATCGAGCTGTTCGGGGACGAGAAGGAAATCAAGAAGCGCATCATGTCCATCAAGACGGACTCGACGCCGGTGGACGCGCCCAAGCCGGTGCCCCAGCAGCCGGCGACGACCCCGGGGCTCGTCAGCGATGCGCCCCTCTACGACTTGCTGAAGCTGATGCTGCCCGAGTCCGACTTCGCCGAGGTGGACGCCACCTGGAAGGCGGGCGGGAAGGGCTACGGCGACTACAAGAAGAAGCTCCTGGAGGCCTACCACGCGACCTTCGGACCGGCCCGTCAGCGGTACGCCGAGCTGGCGGCCGACCCGGGCGAGGTGGAGCGCATCCTCCAGGACGGCGCCAACCGGGCTCGCGCCGAGGCCTCCCGGCTCATGACGCAGGTTCGCAAGGCCGTGGGAATCCCCTGAGTCGGGGTGCCTGAACAAGCTTTCACTGCCGATTGTTTGACCCACCTAGGGGGCACTGGTATGGGTGTGTGTCCTCCAGGCTCGTGCCCGCTGCCTAAGAAAGTCGGGCCCTTACGCGACACCGCGCCCCCACCCATACCGTTGACGCCATCCAGGACATCCGGTGAGTGAGGAACGTCGCTCGCCGGCCGATGAGGCCCTTCGTGAAGGGGAGTTGCCGCGAAGTCCGAGCGACAACTTCCGCATCGCGCTGCCCAATTTCGAAGGTCCGCTGGACCTGTTGCTCCATCTCATCAAGGAGCACCGGGTCGACATCTTCGACATTCCGCTGGCGCTGATCACGGAGAAGTACCTCGAGCACCTGGACCGGATGCGGGAGATCAACCTCGACATCGCCGGGGAGTTCCTGGTGATGGCCTCCACGCTGGCGCACCTGAAGAGCCGCATGCTCCTGCCCCGTCAGGACGCCGTCGCGGTGCAGGAGGCGGGGGAGGTCCTGGGCTCCGTCTCCGAGGAGGCCGAGGACCCTCGCGCGGAGCTGGTGCGGCGCCTGCTCGAGTACCAGAAGTACAAGGACGCCTCCGAGCAGCTCGCCACGCAGGACCTGCTCGGCCGCGACGTCTTCACCCGCAACGTGCCGGTGGAGGCCGTCCCCATCCCGGATGACGAGGTGGGGCTCCAGGAGTTCAGCGTCCTCAAGCTGGTGGAGGCGCTCGACCGGGTGCTGGAACGGTTGCAGCCCAAACTACAGCACGAGGTGGTCCGCGAGCGCGTGACGCTGTCCGAGGCCATCCTCCGCGTAGTAGAGCGCCTGCGCCCGGATGGACAGGTTCTCTTCGAGAGCCTGTTCACGGAAGAGGAAACCCCGTCGCGACAGGAGGTGGTCATCACCTTCCTGGCCATCCTGGAGATGGTGAAGCGGCGGCTCATCCGGGTGGTGCAGGACGAGCCGATGGGGCCCATCCTGCTTCTGCCCAATGGGGACGCGTTGGCGAAGCTGGCCCCCTCGGAGGTCGACGACAGTGACTACCGGTAGCAACGGACCGCAGGACGAGACTCCCGAACCGGGCACCCCCGGCGGCCCCGGCCCGTTCTCCGAAGAGGAAATCGCCGCCGTCACGGGTCCAGGCCCCGCGGACGAGCTGGACGAGCTGGAGGCCGCGTCCATCGAAGAGGACTCGGACGAGGCACCTCCGGATTTGGAGACGTCGTTCGAGAAGCTCGTCTCCAAGAGCCGTAAGTTGTCCACGGACCGCATCCGCACCGTCATCGAGAGCGTGCTCTTCGTGTCGGAGCGGCCGCTGTCCGTGGAGGAGCTGTACATGGCCACCGGCATCGAGCGGGAGCTCATCGCCGAGGCCCTCAACCAGCTCTCCGGCATCCACCGAGACGGCATCAGCGGCATCGTGCTGTACGAGGTGGCGGGTGGGTGGCAGTTCCGGACGGACCCGCACTCCGCGGAGTACGTGCGGCGCTACCTGCGCGTGAAGCCGCAACGCCTCACCCGCGCGGCGGTGGAGACGCTGGCCATCATCGCGTACCGCCAACCGGTGACGCGCCCGGAGATTGAAGACATCCGTGGCGTGGATTGTGGCGCGGTCATCAAGGCCCTGATGGACCGCAAGCTGGTGAAGATCCTGGGCAAGCGCGAAGAGGTGGGGCGGCCCATCCTCTATGGCACCGCGCGCGAGTTCCTGGAGTTCTTCGCCCTGAAGGATCTGTCGGCCCTGCCCACGCTACGTGAGTTCCACGAGCTGACGCAGGAGCACCGGGAGATCGTGGAGAAGGAAGAGAAGCCGGCACCGACGGCATCGGGCACGGTGGAAGCCCTGTCGGACCCTGCTTTCACGAAGCGGATGGAGAAGAGCGCGGCGGCCAGTGAAGCCGCGCTGGAGGACCTGGAGGAGGCCATGGCGGCCGCGGACCGGACACACAAGGTCAGCTCCAGCGTCCTGGACACGACGCCCCCAAAACCCGAGACGGGTGATGATACGACGGGGCCCAAGCCCGAGTGACGGGCAGCATGGAAGAAGGATGGTATGGCGGCCGAACGACTACAGAAGTACCTGGCCCGCGCGGGAGTTGCTTCGCGCCGGCACGCAGAAGAGCTGATCACCGCGGGCCGCGTGGCGGTGAACAACAAGACGGTGACGGAGCTGGGCAGCCGGGTGGAGCCCGGCACGGACCTGGTGACGGTGGACGGGACGCTCGTCACGCCTCCGGATGAATCCTCCTACTTCCTGCTCTACAAGCCCGTGGGCGTCGTGACGACGCTGTCGGATCCGCAGGGCCGGCCCACGGTGGCCAACTACGTGGAAGAGACGGGCAAGCGCCTGTTCCCGGTGGGCCGCCTGGACTACGACGCCGAGGGCGCGCTGCTGTTCACGGACGATGGGGCGCTGGCGCACAAGCTGACGCACCCCAGCTTCCAGGTTCCGCGCACGTACCTGGCGAAGGTGAAGGGCGCGCCGGACGCGGCCACGCTGGACAAGCTGCGCGGCGGCGTGCGGCTGGAGGACGGCATGGCCACGCCCGTGTCGGTGGGCGTGTTCGAGGCCGCCGAGCGGAACACGTGGTTGAAGATTGTCGTCGCGGAAGGCCGCCCGCACCTCATCAAGCGGCTGTGCGCCGCGGTGGGGCACCCGGTGGTTCGCCTGTTCCGCCCGGCCTACGCGGGCGTTGGCGTGGAGGGCCTGCGTCCCGGTGAGCTTCGGCCGCTGAAGACCAGCGAGGTCGAGCTGTTGAACGCCGTTTCGGATGGCAAGGCCACTCCGCCGACGGCTGCGCTGAAGCTGCCTCCGCGCCGGCATGGCCGCGCGGCGCCTGGTTTTGACTCGGACGACGAAGAGGAGCTGTCCATGGATGACGATTCCCCTGTGACCGCCAAGCCCGCCCGCAAGGCGCCGGCCCGTGCGGCGAAGTCCGAAGGTGGTTCGGGTCTGGCCCGGTTCGGCCGCGCGCCGAAGTCCGCGGCCGAGGGCAAGCCCGCGCGCCGTTCCTTTGGCGGTGATGAGGGCGGTGCTCCGCGCGGTCGTTCTTTCGGTGGCGAGGGTGGCGCTCGCGGCCGTTCGTCCGCGGCGGGTGGCGCTGGCCGCCGCTCCTTCGGTGGTGACGAGGGTGGGGCTCCGCGCAGCCGTGGCGCGGGGCGCTCGTTCG
This genomic window from Myxococcus hansupus contains:
- the xerD gene encoding site-specific tyrosine recombinase XerD; translation: MEGMLDAFIAFVRAERGLSGKTVDAYAADITVYFEDLRSRGVSDVTQARQEDVSAHMVALGKRGLGKRSQARHLAALRGFHRFLVAERMADKDPTEDLDTPRSARKLPIFLTLEEVEQLLAAPDERTSTGVRDKAMLEVLYATGLRVSELCGLGINDVQLTAGYLVAKGKGAKERLVPLGSVAIEKVQTYLAEARPATLGKRKSQALFVTPRGSGFTRQGFWKLLKRYALKAGILKPLSPHKLRHSFATHLVERGADLRAVQQMLGHADLATTQIYTHVNAARLRSVYDEFHPRSDVFVPKAKKKRAAAAR
- a CDS encoding DUF4388 domain-containing protein codes for the protein MEPFNGSLASYRLQMVMPPLFSAPGVEGVLRVERGAVRRCFHVKDGYLVGESSNDPREHLSQVLVNLRILDAPRAAAAFEAAEGAGMPYGTFLVQRCFVELPRLIEALEHKARESLFDCYAWESGEVEFTPGLPPAGRAVGLKLSLSTLHRDAVTRQREWTMFRDIFPRMDMTFRVFREFAVETYSEEEDVLLDLAASGATLGEMLASAREAPLFAARWVLHLYRRGALAPRKAGGPKLGEAAELAELLTLVKRFLEAGKYDHAVALAAQVLERGPVPEAHALYREAEIRLTLALSDELFALDGRLVFEPIPRPTPPDLTADDLYLYSKLRGSRSIRQALRTAAMGELAASRSVHRLMACGLIRVAPLPGSEPRRAHTDPFGLPVHNLGG
- the trpS gene encoding tryptophan--tRNA ligase gives rise to the protein MRILSGVQSSGRLHLGNYYGALRQFVQLQDEGEGYYFIANLHALTTVRDPKAALDLTREAAMAYLALGLDPKKAVLFRQSDVREVLELYWILGSVTPHAHLERAHSYKDKVAKGISPDFGLFAYPVLMAADILLYSADFVPVGKDQIQHIEFARDWAVKFNTQYVPGYDPADPEGKERGHSRGILKLPEARIQEATQTVPGVDGQKMSKSYGNTIELFGDEKEIKKRIMSIKTDSTPVDAPKPVPQQPATTPGLVSDAPLYDLLKLMLPESDFAEVDATWKAGGKGYGDYKKKLLEAYHATFGPARQRYAELAADPGEVERILQDGANRARAEASRLMTQVRKAVGIP
- a CDS encoding segregation and condensation protein A; amino-acid sequence: MSEERRSPADEALREGELPRSPSDNFRIALPNFEGPLDLLLHLIKEHRVDIFDIPLALITEKYLEHLDRMREINLDIAGEFLVMASTLAHLKSRMLLPRQDAVAVQEAGEVLGSVSEEAEDPRAELVRRLLEYQKYKDASEQLATQDLLGRDVFTRNVPVEAVPIPDDEVGLQEFSVLKLVEALDRVLERLQPKLQHEVVRERVTLSEAILRVVERLRPDGQVLFESLFTEEETPSRQEVVITFLAILEMVKRRLIRVVQDEPMGPILLLPNGDALAKLAPSEVDDSDYR
- the scpB gene encoding SMC-Scp complex subunit ScpB; its protein translation is MTTGSNGPQDETPEPGTPGGPGPFSEEEIAAVTGPGPADELDELEAASIEEDSDEAPPDLETSFEKLVSKSRKLSTDRIRTVIESVLFVSERPLSVEELYMATGIERELIAEALNQLSGIHRDGISGIVLYEVAGGWQFRTDPHSAEYVRRYLRVKPQRLTRAAVETLAIIAYRQPVTRPEIEDIRGVDCGAVIKALMDRKLVKILGKREEVGRPILYGTAREFLEFFALKDLSALPTLREFHELTQEHREIVEKEEKPAPTASGTVEALSDPAFTKRMEKSAAASEAALEDLEEAMAAADRTHKVSSSVLDTTPPKPETGDDTTGPKPE